A single window of Rhodococcus jostii RHA1 DNA harbors:
- a CDS encoding ABC transporter permease, whose product MTALLTAEFRKVTTLRFWWMLGLAPLIVGMFSSAITLPVMRAFTDAFEADPSEANLAATLFGLAVAVALVVLFAAVFGAVNVGTEFRYKTLTTTFLTARGRDGVIGTKLAVTAAFGFFYCLVVEVVSVALLLTFGGDTFELRGSLFAMLGAALICGALWALIGGGVSMLTGSSVGSCIALVVWYTLGEMILRSILSGIGIGSVGSVLPVSATLGTVANAAAGNEIDWLTLWPTAPLALLVWTAVFVGGGWALTRQRDIT is encoded by the coding sequence ATGACAGCGCTGCTCACCGCGGAATTCCGCAAGGTCACCACACTGCGGTTCTGGTGGATGCTCGGTCTGGCACCACTGATCGTCGGGATGTTCTCGAGCGCGATCACCCTGCCGGTGATGCGCGCGTTCACCGACGCGTTCGAAGCCGATCCGAGCGAGGCCAACCTCGCCGCCACCCTGTTCGGGCTGGCGGTCGCGGTCGCCCTCGTCGTCCTGTTCGCCGCGGTCTTCGGGGCGGTGAACGTGGGCACGGAATTCCGGTACAAGACGCTCACCACCACGTTCCTCACCGCCCGCGGCCGGGACGGGGTGATCGGCACCAAGCTCGCCGTCACCGCGGCCTTCGGCTTCTTCTACTGCCTCGTGGTGGAGGTGGTCAGCGTCGCCCTGCTGCTGACGTTCGGCGGGGACACCTTCGAACTGCGCGGATCCCTGTTCGCCATGCTCGGGGCGGCCCTGATCTGCGGGGCACTGTGGGCTCTCATCGGCGGCGGCGTGTCGATGCTCACCGGCTCGTCCGTCGGAAGCTGCATCGCCCTCGTGGTCTGGTACACCCTCGGCGAGATGATCCTCCGGTCGATCCTCAGCGGGATCGGCATCGGCTCCGTCGGAAGTGTCCTCCCCGTGTCCGCCACCCTCGGGACGGTCGCGAACGCGGCCGCGGGCAACGAGATCGACTGGCTGACGCTCTGGCCCACCGCTCCCCTCGCCCTGCTCGTGTGGACCGCGGTTTTCGTCGGCGGCGGCTGGGCGCTCACCCGGCAGCGCGACATCACCTGA
- a CDS encoding ABC transporter ATP-binding protein, translated as MTTAIPGSFTAPIEVRGLSKRFKNVDAVTDLSFTVPQGSITGFLGPNGSGKTTTLRMILGLVKPTSGSSTVAGVPIRLLVDPARTVGAVLDSQSLHPNRTALDHLKVYASAIGVPDARALQVLALVGLEDVAGRKAGGFSLGMRQRLSLATALLGDPRILILDEPANGLDPEGIVWLREFLKGFAASGRTVLISSHILREVEQTVDNLVIVSRGSLVYQGRMEELRKSQQSRLLVASSSPPALATALAARGIVDARSLADGRLAVVGASLELVESVAADAGVTIFGAVGDHIDLEQLFLSMTAGQYVAGASAAAPSGYGPPPTYAPQPGYAPSGYAPQPGYGPPPGYAPPPGYGPPPAHPQHGPTSGGPR; from the coding sequence TTGACCACAGCAATCCCGGGAAGTTTCACGGCGCCGATCGAGGTGCGGGGGCTGTCGAAACGCTTCAAGAACGTCGACGCCGTCACGGACCTCAGTTTCACCGTGCCGCAGGGATCGATCACCGGATTTCTCGGGCCCAACGGGTCCGGCAAGACCACGACACTGCGGATGATCCTCGGGCTCGTGAAGCCGACGTCCGGCAGCTCCACGGTCGCCGGTGTCCCGATTCGACTCCTCGTCGACCCCGCGCGCACGGTCGGCGCCGTCCTGGACTCGCAGAGCCTGCACCCCAACCGGACGGCGCTCGACCACCTGAAGGTGTACGCGTCCGCGATCGGGGTACCGGACGCACGCGCACTGCAGGTGCTCGCGCTCGTCGGGCTCGAGGACGTCGCCGGGCGCAAGGCGGGCGGCTTCTCTCTCGGCATGCGGCAGCGGCTGTCGCTGGCGACGGCGCTGCTGGGTGATCCGCGCATCCTGATCCTCGACGAACCGGCCAACGGACTCGACCCCGAGGGCATCGTCTGGCTGCGCGAGTTCCTCAAGGGCTTCGCCGCGTCCGGCAGGACGGTGCTGATCTCGAGCCACATCCTCCGCGAAGTGGAACAGACCGTCGACAATCTCGTCATCGTCAGCCGCGGCTCCCTCGTCTACCAGGGACGCATGGAGGAGCTGCGCAAGTCGCAGCAGAGCCGGCTGCTGGTCGCGTCCTCGAGCCCGCCCGCCCTGGCCACCGCCCTCGCCGCCAGGGGCATCGTCGATGCCCGCTCGCTCGCGGACGGACGCCTCGCCGTCGTCGGCGCGTCCCTCGAACTCGTCGAGTCCGTGGCCGCGGACGCCGGGGTGACGATCTTCGGCGCCGTCGGCGACCACATCGACCTCGAGCAACTCTTCCTGTCGATGACCGCTGGTCAGTACGTGGCCGGAGCGAGCGCCGCGGCGCCCTCGGGCTACGGCCCGCCGCCGACGTACGCTCCCCAGCCCGGGTACGCACCTTCCGGGTACGCCCCGCAGCCGGGCTACGGTCCGCCACCCGGGTACGCCCCACCACCGGGCTACGGTCCGCCACCCGCACACCCCCAGCACGGTCCGACGTCCGGAGGTCCGCGATGA
- a CDS encoding glutamate decarboxylase, translating to MSKHHHHHRDVISPAYTGRLSIDPFPALRLPDEETDPEAAYRFIHDELMLDGSSRLNLATFVTTWMDPEADKLMAETFDKNMIDKDEYPATAAIESRCVSMVADLFHAPDLSTTDPASATGVSTIGSSEAVMLGGLALKWLWRAKREAAGKDTARPNLVLGSNVQVVWEKFCRYFDVEPKYLPMEKGRYVITPEQVRDAVDENTIGAVVIVGTTYTGELEPVAAIADALDELAASGGPDVPIHVDAASGGFVVPFLQPELLWDFRVPRVASINVSGHKYGLTYPGIGFVVWRDKEHLPEGLVFRVNYLGGDMPTFTLNFSRPGNQVVGQYYNFLRLGRAGYRSIMQTLRDTAVRVGKRIAEIEGFTLITDGTDIPVVAFELVGDPGFTVFDVSHELRARGWQVPAYTMPADAEDVAVLRIVVREGFSADLGSLVAEAIEEVCAELREKGGGRSTEQHFAH from the coding sequence ATGAGCAAGCACCACCATCACCATCGCGACGTCATTTCTCCCGCCTACACGGGGCGCCTCTCGATCGATCCGTTTCCGGCGCTGCGGCTGCCGGACGAGGAAACCGATCCCGAGGCCGCGTACCGGTTCATCCACGACGAGTTGATGCTCGACGGCAGTTCGCGGCTGAACCTGGCCACGTTCGTCACCACGTGGATGGATCCCGAGGCCGACAAGCTGATGGCCGAGACGTTCGACAAGAACATGATCGACAAGGACGAGTACCCGGCGACCGCGGCGATCGAGTCCCGGTGCGTGTCGATGGTGGCCGATCTGTTCCACGCTCCCGACCTGTCGACCACCGACCCGGCCAGCGCCACCGGCGTCTCGACGATCGGTTCGAGCGAGGCGGTCATGCTCGGTGGTCTCGCGCTCAAGTGGTTGTGGCGGGCGAAGCGGGAGGCGGCCGGGAAGGACACTGCGCGACCGAATCTGGTGCTCGGCAGCAACGTCCAGGTGGTGTGGGAGAAGTTCTGCCGGTACTTCGACGTCGAACCGAAGTACCTGCCGATGGAGAAGGGCCGCTACGTCATCACGCCGGAGCAGGTTCGGGACGCGGTCGACGAGAACACGATCGGAGCGGTCGTGATCGTGGGCACGACTTATACGGGGGAACTCGAGCCGGTGGCCGCGATCGCGGACGCTCTCGACGAACTTGCCGCGTCCGGCGGCCCCGACGTCCCGATCCACGTGGACGCGGCCAGCGGTGGCTTCGTCGTCCCCTTCCTGCAACCGGAGTTGTTGTGGGACTTCCGGGTTCCGCGCGTGGCCTCGATCAACGTCAGCGGCCACAAATACGGGCTGACGTATCCGGGGATCGGGTTCGTGGTGTGGCGCGACAAGGAACACCTTCCAGAGGGGCTGGTGTTCCGGGTCAACTACCTGGGCGGCGACATGCCGACGTTCACCCTGAACTTCTCGCGGCCCGGCAATCAGGTGGTGGGGCAGTACTACAACTTCCTGCGACTGGGCCGGGCCGGCTACCGGTCGATCATGCAGACGTTGCGCGACACCGCAGTTCGCGTGGGCAAACGCATCGCCGAGATCGAAGGCTTCACCCTGATCACGGACGGCACCGACATTCCGGTGGTGGCGTTCGAACTCGTCGGCGACCCCGGCTTCACGGTCTTCGACGTGTCACACGAGTTGCGGGCGCGGGGATGGCAGGTGCCCGCCTACACGATGCCCGCCGACGCGGAGGACGTGGCGGTCCTGCGCATCGTCGTGCGCGAGGGCTTCAGCGCCGATCTCGGATCCCTCGTCGCCGAGGCGATCGAGGAAGTGTGCGCCGAACTCCGCGAGAAGGGCGGCGGGCGTTCGACGGAACAGCACTTCGCCCACTAG
- a CDS encoding AraC family transcriptional regulator: MSVADSDTAVSSGAFRRPAEPLRALVTGYDGYRLAGFEPGIHLGLPSPCLTVIVTIDEPLDIAAQATPEQAPGRFDTLASGIATAPVTIRHDGNQHGVQLALSPLGARALLGVPTAALGAWVVGLEDLLGPDAGELTERLSLEPGWDERFAILDEVLTRRAAPAEIDPHLTRAWQLLVAGDGARVGDVAHDVGWSRRHLVNKFVAEYGVTPKDVVRLSRFHRSHRMLKGAAGATLADVSAVCGYYDQAHMARDWRDLAGVAPSRWREIDPFSFVQDPYHDDGAE; this comes from the coding sequence GTGAGCGTCGCCGACAGCGATACCGCGGTGTCGTCCGGGGCCTTCCGGCGCCCGGCGGAACCGTTGCGCGCTCTGGTCACGGGATACGACGGTTATCGGCTGGCTGGTTTCGAGCCCGGCATCCACCTCGGTCTGCCGTCGCCCTGCCTCACGGTGATCGTGACAATCGACGAGCCCCTCGACATCGCCGCCCAGGCGACACCCGAGCAGGCGCCCGGTCGTTTCGACACTCTGGCCAGCGGCATCGCCACGGCCCCGGTGACCATCCGGCACGACGGCAACCAGCACGGCGTCCAGCTGGCCCTCAGTCCTCTCGGTGCCCGCGCTCTGCTGGGGGTCCCCACGGCCGCCCTCGGCGCCTGGGTCGTCGGCCTCGAGGACCTGCTCGGTCCCGACGCGGGGGAACTGACCGAACGGCTGTCGCTCGAACCCGGCTGGGACGAGCGGTTCGCGATCCTCGACGAGGTCCTGACCCGCCGCGCGGCGCCGGCGGAGATCGACCCGCACCTCACCCGCGCCTGGCAGCTGCTCGTCGCCGGCGACGGCGCCCGGGTCGGTGACGTCGCGCACGACGTCGGCTGGAGCAGAAGGCATCTCGTGAACAAGTTCGTCGCCGAATACGGCGTGACACCCAAGGACGTGGTGCGGTTGTCCCGTTTCCACCGCTCCCACCGGATGCTCAAGGGTGCCGCCGGGGCGACACTCGCCGACGTGTCCGCGGTGTGCGGGTATTACGACCAGGCCCACATGGCGCGGGACTGGCGCGACCTCGCGGGCGTCGCACCGTCGCGGTGGCGTGAGATCGACCCGTTCTCATTCGTCCAAGACCCCTACCACGACGACGGCGCAGAGTGA
- a CDS encoding VOC family protein, protein MTTSTHTTYVWPTLVYRDARSAIRFLVDAFGFAENAVYGEGDRVDHAELGWPKGGGIMLGSPSEDSVISDLPPGTGSVYLVVDDPDALHERAVAAGATIVRGLRDEDYGSRGFTCRDPEGVFWSFGTYTGG, encoded by the coding sequence ATGACTACTTCGACGCACACCACATATGTGTGGCCCACCCTCGTCTACCGCGACGCGCGGTCCGCGATCCGCTTCCTCGTCGACGCCTTCGGGTTCGCCGAGAACGCGGTGTACGGCGAGGGCGACCGGGTCGATCACGCCGAACTCGGCTGGCCCAAGGGCGGCGGGATCATGCTCGGTTCGCCCAGTGAGGACTCGGTCATCAGCGACCTGCCGCCGGGGACGGGCTCGGTGTACCTCGTCGTCGACGACCCCGACGCGCTCCACGAGCGCGCCGTGGCCGCCGGCGCCACGATCGTTCGCGGACTGCGGGACGAGGACTACGGATCGCGCGGCTTCACCTGCCGCGACCCCGAGGGCGTGTTCTGGAGTTTCGGCACCTACACCGGCGGGTGA
- a CDS encoding glutathione S-transferase family protein: protein MTERTAEPHSTEGAYVESGAEFTRDTHYIPTRITADGRDGYPVEPGRYRLVAARACPWANRAIIVRRLLGLEDALSMGLCGPTHDKRSWTFDLDPDGLDPVLKIPRLQDAYFARFPDYPRGITVPAIVDVPTGQVVTNDYPQITLDLSSEWKRYHREGAPDLYPEPLRDEIDEVADLVFRDVNNGVYRCGFAGSQEAYESAYDRLFARLDWLEDRLTDHRFLVGDTITEADVRLFTTLARFDAVYHGHFKCNRNKLDEMPVLWSYARDLFQTPGFGDTIDFTQIKQHYYIVHTDINPTRIVPKGPDLSGWLEPHGREQLGGRPFGDGTPPPPPKPGEEVPAGHGA, encoded by the coding sequence ATGACAGAACGAACGGCAGAACCGCACAGCACGGAAGGCGCCTACGTCGAATCCGGCGCCGAGTTCACGCGCGACACCCACTACATCCCCACCCGCATCACGGCCGACGGCCGCGACGGCTATCCGGTCGAACCGGGCCGCTACCGCCTCGTCGCCGCTCGGGCGTGCCCGTGGGCCAACCGCGCGATCATCGTCCGGCGACTACTCGGACTCGAGGACGCGTTGTCGATGGGACTGTGCGGCCCCACCCACGACAAGCGCAGCTGGACTTTCGATCTGGATCCGGACGGGCTCGACCCCGTGCTGAAGATCCCGCGCCTGCAGGACGCGTACTTCGCGCGTTTCCCGGACTACCCCCGCGGCATCACCGTGCCCGCGATCGTCGACGTCCCCACCGGGCAGGTGGTCACCAACGACTACCCGCAGATCACCCTGGATCTGTCCTCGGAATGGAAGCGGTACCACCGCGAGGGCGCGCCCGACCTCTACCCCGAGCCGCTGCGCGACGAGATCGACGAGGTCGCCGATCTCGTGTTCCGCGACGTCAACAACGGGGTGTACCGGTGCGGATTCGCCGGATCCCAGGAGGCGTACGAATCCGCGTACGACCGCCTGTTCGCCCGCCTCGACTGGCTCGAAGACCGTCTGACCGACCACAGGTTCCTCGTCGGCGACACGATCACCGAGGCCGACGTGCGCCTGTTCACCACCCTGGCCCGGTTCGACGCGGTCTATCACGGCCACTTCAAGTGCAATCGGAACAAACTCGACGAGATGCCGGTGCTGTGGAGTTATGCCCGCGATCTCTTCCAGACACCCGGGTTCGGCGACACCATCGACTTCACCCAGATCAAGCAGCACTACTACATCGTGCACACCGACATCAATCCCACCCGGATCGTGCCGAAGGGGCCAGACCTGTCCGGCTGGCTCGAGCCACACGGGCGTGAACAACTCGGCGGCAGGCCGTTCGGGGACGGCACGCCGCCACCTCCGCCGAAGCCCGGCGAGGAGGTCCCGGCCGGGCACGGGGCGTGA
- a CDS encoding GNAT family N-acetyltransferase, with the protein MGPVDPHHLDIIRLAWSRELGLPDDALSTRPGADDRAVRVDDDTDTIRFLRLGETSALVGPRWAIERADGHTSEELTESATLLALTQDRSGRCAGPVALAFGTDYQDPATGRPPLVSHEHDHVRQVEEACPPDDVTEARLGDRNRWFTILDDAQQPVSSAGYAEFQGFLADVGVLTVPEFRRRGLGATVAGIATDDALDSGLIAQCRSPRDNLASRALAARAGYRELGTYAAVTISRSTL; encoded by the coding sequence GTGGGTCCCGTGGACCCCCATCACCTCGACATCATTCGACTCGCCTGGTCACGCGAACTGGGACTGCCCGACGACGCTCTGTCCACCCGGCCGGGCGCCGACGACCGCGCCGTCCGGGTGGACGACGACACGGACACGATCCGCTTCCTGCGCCTGGGCGAGACGTCCGCGCTCGTCGGACCGCGGTGGGCGATCGAGCGTGCCGACGGGCACACGTCGGAGGAGCTGACCGAATCCGCGACCCTGCTCGCCCTCACCCAGGATCGGTCCGGACGGTGCGCCGGTCCCGTGGCGCTCGCGTTCGGCACCGACTACCAGGATCCGGCGACCGGGCGGCCACCGCTCGTCTCCCACGAACACGACCACGTCCGGCAGGTCGAGGAGGCATGTCCCCCGGACGACGTCACCGAGGCCCGCTTGGGTGACCGCAACCGATGGTTCACGATTCTCGACGACGCGCAGCAACCGGTCAGTTCCGCCGGGTACGCCGAGTTCCAGGGGTTCCTCGCCGATGTCGGTGTGCTGACGGTGCCGGAGTTCCGGCGCCGGGGACTGGGCGCCACGGTCGCCGGGATCGCCACCGACGACGCGCTCGACAGCGGCCTGATCGCTCAATGCCGTTCACCCCGCGACAATCTGGCCTCGCGCGCGCTCGCCGCCCGCGCCGGGTACCGGGAACTGGGAACGTATGCCGCGGTCACGATCTCCCGAAGTACGCTCTGA
- a CDS encoding PadR family transcriptional regulator has product MALTPLGVTILGLLCERTMHPYEMYQLAATRRGRVVKIRPGSLYHTVSRLEGEGLVRTTGTDRAGNRPERTMYEVTEAGREALVHRVSDMLATPVHEYPQFPLALAEAHNVAAPTVVELLRERLDHLTREIDELETAAALACSTETPRIFLLGNEFLVTVARAEHEWLSALVADIDSGALPWLSPELLERLTHSRRIPSGSAKD; this is encoded by the coding sequence GTGGCACTCACGCCGCTCGGTGTCACCATCCTCGGTCTGCTGTGTGAGCGCACGATGCATCCGTACGAGATGTACCAACTCGCCGCCACCCGGCGTGGACGCGTCGTGAAGATCCGGCCGGGTTCGCTGTATCACACCGTGAGCAGGCTCGAAGGTGAAGGGCTGGTGCGCACCACCGGCACCGACCGGGCGGGAAATCGGCCCGAACGCACCATGTACGAGGTCACCGAGGCGGGCCGGGAAGCGCTCGTCCACCGGGTCAGCGACATGCTCGCCACCCCGGTGCACGAGTACCCGCAGTTCCCTCTGGCACTGGCGGAGGCGCACAACGTCGCCGCCCCCACCGTGGTGGAACTGCTCCGGGAACGGCTCGATCACCTCACCCGCGAGATCGACGAACTCGAGACCGCCGCCGCGCTCGCCTGTTCCACCGAGACCCCCAGGATCTTCCTCCTCGGCAACGAATTTCTCGTTACCGTCGCCCGCGCGGAGCACGAATGGCTCAGCGCCCTGGTGGCCGACATCGACTCCGGAGCCCTCCCGTGGCTTTCGCCGGAACTTCTCGAACGACTGACACACTCACGCCGGATCCCATCCGGTTCAGCAAAGGATTGA
- a CDS encoding MFS transporter, with the protein MDTERTAPPTSPPEHRNPWPALWALVIGFFMILVDSTIVAVANPAIMNDLHTDINKVVWVTSAYLLAYAVPLLVTGRLGDRFGPKNIYLIGLVLFTGASLWCGLSGTITMLIVARVFQGLGAALMTPQTMAVITRTFPPDRRGTAMGLWGAVAGVATLVGPLAGGVLVDNLGWEWIFIVNVPVGVVAFVLAWRLVPSLETHEHKFDIPGVVLSALGMFFLVFGIQEGSSYDWSATVLASIGAGLVLLGVFVWYQSWNKNEPLLPLGLFKDRNFSLANVAITSMGFAITAMVLPLMFYTQAVRGLSPTRSALLLVPMAVLTGVFAPFIGKLVDRTHPRYIAGAGFLLFSIALAWLSMVMSPDVAIWELLLPIGLIGLANACIWSPLAATATHNLPPHQAGAGAGVYNTTRQVGAVLGSAAIGALITARLSAQGLNADSQEAGVGEMPEFVKEPFATAMSQSIWLPAAVLLIGFLASVCFARPLREKKPGVSAGDAASRETSLQG; encoded by the coding sequence ATGGACACCGAGCGCACCGCACCACCCACGTCGCCACCCGAGCATCGAAATCCGTGGCCGGCCCTGTGGGCCCTCGTCATCGGCTTCTTCATGATCCTCGTCGACAGCACCATCGTCGCGGTGGCCAACCCGGCGATCATGAACGACCTGCACACCGACATCAACAAGGTCGTCTGGGTCACCAGCGCGTATCTGCTGGCGTATGCGGTGCCGCTGTTGGTCACCGGTCGACTCGGTGATCGGTTCGGTCCGAAGAACATCTACCTGATCGGGCTCGTCCTGTTCACCGGTGCGTCGCTGTGGTGCGGCCTGTCCGGCACCATCACGATGCTCATCGTCGCCCGGGTCTTCCAGGGACTGGGCGCCGCACTGATGACGCCGCAGACGATGGCCGTCATCACCCGCACGTTCCCGCCGGACCGTCGCGGCACCGCGATGGGTCTGTGGGGCGCTGTCGCCGGTGTCGCCACCCTGGTGGGACCGCTCGCGGGCGGCGTGCTCGTGGACAACCTCGGCTGGGAGTGGATCTTCATCGTCAACGTCCCCGTCGGTGTGGTCGCGTTCGTGCTGGCCTGGCGGTTGGTGCCTTCGCTCGAGACCCACGAGCACAAGTTCGACATCCCCGGTGTCGTCCTCAGCGCGCTCGGCATGTTCTTCCTCGTGTTCGGAATCCAGGAAGGCAGCTCCTACGACTGGTCGGCGACCGTGCTGGCGTCGATCGGCGCCGGCCTCGTCCTTCTCGGCGTCTTCGTCTGGTACCAGTCCTGGAACAAGAACGAGCCGCTCCTGCCCCTGGGCCTGTTCAAGGACCGCAACTTCTCGCTCGCCAACGTGGCGATCACCTCGATGGGCTTCGCGATCACCGCGATGGTCCTGCCGCTGATGTTCTACACGCAGGCGGTGCGGGGTCTGTCGCCCACACGGTCGGCCCTGCTGCTCGTGCCCATGGCCGTCCTCACCGGCGTGTTCGCCCCGTTCATCGGCAAGCTCGTGGACCGCACCCATCCGCGGTACATCGCGGGCGCCGGATTCCTGCTGTTCTCGATCGCGCTCGCCTGGCTGTCCATGGTCATGTCACCCGACGTGGCGATCTGGGAACTGCTGCTGCCCATCGGACTGATCGGCCTCGCCAACGCGTGTATCTGGTCGCCGCTCGCCGCCACGGCCACGCACAACCTTCCACCCCATCAGGCGGGCGCCGGAGCAGGCGTCTACAACACCACCCGCCAGGTCGGCGCCGTCCTCGGCAGCGCCGCGATCGGCGCACTCATCACGGCCCGCCTGTCCGCTCAGGGGCTGAACGCCGATAGCCAGGAGGCCGGTGTGGGGGAGATGCCGGAATTCGTGAAGGAACCGTTCGCCACGGCGATGTCGCAGTCGATCTGGCTGCCCGCGGCCGTCCTGCTGATCGGTTTCCTCGCCTCGGTGTGCTTCGCGCGACCGTTGCGCGAGAAGAAGCCCGGAGTCAGTGCGGGCGACGCAGCCAGTCGGGAAACATCACTGCAGGGTTGA
- a CDS encoding FAD-binding oxidoreductase: MDSLRAALADAVGERFVTVDADVLAARATDHTGRYSGRASALVRPADAAEVSAVLGICRRAGVKVTVQGGRTGLEAGTVPEHDDVLLSTERLTAVGAVDRENLRVTVGAGVTLSTLRHAASDAGLLFGVDIASRDTATIGGMVSTNAGGLHTVRYGHMSAQVLGLEVVLPDGAIVRRSMRVGAENCGYDLPALWVGSEGTLGVVTTVDLALHPVPEFRVTALAGFAQLPGLIDAAHVVRRLDGVDAVEMLDGRGLELASSRLSFAVPTGLPWYLLVELAGRRDLTDDLAAALEQCDPDDEPAVGIDSAGRARVWSAREAFAEVVGLFGPPLKFDAALPLDTLAAFVADAVAMVTSRAPDAIPVLFGHVADGNVHLNVLRCPDESVLYRPVTELIRDHGGNIASEHGVGAHKRNYLDLALSREDITAMWTIKQAFDPADYLNPAVMFPDWLRRPH; encoded by the coding sequence GTGGACTCGCTGCGCGCGGCGCTGGCCGACGCCGTCGGAGAACGGTTCGTGACCGTGGACGCGGACGTGCTCGCCGCCCGCGCCACCGACCACACGGGACGCTACAGCGGGCGCGCGAGCGCACTCGTCCGGCCCGCGGATGCCGCGGAAGTCTCGGCCGTGCTGGGCATCTGCCGCCGGGCCGGGGTGAAGGTCACCGTGCAGGGTGGCCGCACCGGCCTCGAAGCGGGCACGGTTCCCGAGCACGATGACGTGCTGCTGTCGACGGAACGGCTGACCGCGGTCGGCGCCGTCGACCGCGAGAACCTGCGCGTCACCGTCGGCGCCGGGGTCACCCTCTCGACACTCCGGCACGCCGCGTCCGACGCCGGACTGCTGTTCGGCGTCGACATCGCGTCCCGCGATACCGCGACGATCGGCGGCATGGTGTCGACGAATGCCGGTGGGCTGCACACCGTGCGGTACGGCCACATGTCCGCACAGGTGCTGGGCCTGGAGGTCGTGCTCCCCGACGGGGCGATCGTGCGGCGCAGCATGCGGGTGGGCGCCGAGAACTGCGGATACGACCTGCCCGCGCTGTGGGTCGGCAGCGAGGGCACTCTCGGTGTGGTCACGACCGTCGATCTCGCACTCCACCCCGTCCCGGAGTTCCGTGTGACCGCCCTCGCCGGCTTCGCGCAACTACCCGGCTTGATCGACGCCGCTCACGTCGTGCGGCGGCTCGACGGGGTGGACGCCGTGGAAATGCTCGACGGACGCGGGCTCGAATTGGCCTCCTCGCGGCTGAGTTTCGCCGTTCCCACGGGTCTGCCGTGGTATCTCCTCGTCGAACTGGCCGGCCGGCGCGACCTCACCGACGACCTGGCCGCGGCGCTGGAGCAGTGCGATCCCGACGACGAACCCGCCGTCGGGATAGATTCCGCAGGCCGCGCCCGAGTGTGGTCGGCGCGGGAAGCGTTCGCGGAAGTGGTCGGACTGTTCGGACCCCCGCTGAAGTTCGACGCCGCCCTCCCACTGGACACCCTCGCCGCATTCGTCGCCGACGCGGTCGCAATGGTGACGAGCCGGGCACCCGACGCGATCCCGGTGCTCTTCGGGCACGTCGCCGACGGCAACGTCCACCTCAACGTGCTGCGCTGCCCCGACGAGTCCGTGCTGTACCGGCCGGTCACGGAACTGATCCGCGATCACGGCGGCAACATCGCCTCCGAGCACGGCGTCGGCGCACACAAGCGCAACTACCTGGACCTCGCCCTCAGCCGCGAGGACATCACCGCGATGTGGACGATCAAGCAGGCGTTCGATCCCGCGGACTACCTCAACCCTGCAGTGATGTTTCCCGACTGGCTGCGTCGCCCGCACTGA
- a CDS encoding enoyl-CoA hydratase/isomerase family protein translates to MTEPAAAAHPTRLERVRTDAGAEIAILTFAHGALNLFDQAMFDAVQADVAALAENPPRAVLLRAEGKVVSAGVDVHVFEGLTAEQGADLWQELFAEICHPLEALPCPVVYSAHGLTLTAAFEIALACDIILAAPKAKFGLVETVVGLTPSMGGPQRLAERAGSGRARELVMTGDLYDAATLRDWGVVNAVHEDVDTEARALVARLADGPTRAHDATKQIISAWRSGGVAHADSITPDVSGALFETDDLQGAVRSFLDVGPGKATYRGR, encoded by the coding sequence ATGACTGAGCCTGCCGCCGCCGCGCATCCCACCCGACTCGAGCGTGTCCGTACCGACGCCGGCGCCGAGATCGCGATCCTGACGTTCGCCCACGGCGCACTGAACCTCTTCGATCAGGCGATGTTCGACGCCGTGCAGGCCGACGTCGCGGCGCTCGCCGAGAATCCGCCGCGCGCGGTGCTGCTGCGTGCCGAGGGCAAGGTGGTCTCCGCGGGGGTGGACGTCCACGTGTTCGAGGGGCTCACCGCGGAACAGGGCGCGGACCTGTGGCAGGAGTTGTTCGCCGAGATCTGCCATCCGCTCGAGGCGCTGCCGTGCCCCGTCGTGTACTCGGCGCACGGATTGACGCTGACTGCGGCCTTCGAGATCGCGCTCGCCTGCGACATCATCCTCGCCGCACCGAAGGCGAAGTTCGGACTGGTCGAGACGGTGGTGGGGCTGACCCCGTCGATGGGCGGTCCGCAGCGGCTGGCCGAGCGGGCAGGGTCCGGCCGCGCCCGGGAACTGGTGATGACCGGCGACCTGTACGACGCCGCGACACTGCGCGACTGGGGTGTGGTCAACGCCGTCCACGAGGACGTCGACACCGAGGCCCGCGCCCTCGTCGCACGCCTGGCGGACGGGCCGACGCGCGCACACGACGCCACGAAGCAGATCATCTCCGCGTGGCGGTCGGGTGGAGTCGCGCACGCCGACTCGATCACGCCCGACGTGTCGGGTGCGCTGTTCGAGACCGACGACCTTCAGGGTGCGGTGCGCAGCTTCCTCGACGTCGGACCGGGCAAGGCGACGTACCGCGGACGGTAG